The Micromonas commoda chromosome 16, complete sequence genome has a window encoding:
- a CDS encoding predicted protein: MSAQSASKKLIVIDPEKVANNAKVNGVVFQFLAIVAGIVCGCLGLTDLKGFAAFVAANVAIGGAVVAKCGFKPSKYFVGIDKVIVDGASLGFGTFVLFWTLFYNICHLF, from the exons ATGTCCGCTCAGTCCGCAA GCAAGAAGCTCATCGTCATCGACCCCGAGAAGGTCGCCAACAACGCCAAGGTAAACGGCGTCGTCTTCCAGTtcctcgccatcgtcgcgggcatCGTCTGCGGCTGCCTCGGGCTCACCGATCTCAAAggcttcgccgcgttcgtcgcggccaACGTTGCCATCGgaggcgcggtcgtcgccaagTGCGGGTTCAAGCCCTCGAAGTACTTCGTCGGCATCGACAAGGTGATCGTCGACGGAGCGTCCCTCGGCTTCGGAACCTTCGTGCTCTTCTGGACCCTCTTCTACAACATCTGCCACCTCTTTTGA